The Quercus lobata isolate SW786 chromosome 4, ValleyOak3.0 Primary Assembly, whole genome shotgun sequence genome segment taaatctGTTGCTGGTAGCCATTTGGTTTGagatttttgtttccataatgATTCCTCTCTTATCAGCCACTCATGAAGCTCTAAATTTGTATTAGCTTCTTTCTCCAAGTTCTCTGATGTGGGCTCTTCCTTCTGGATTTGATCAAGTTGATTCCATTTCTCCTTAATCTTGGTCTGGATATTTCCAAACCAATCTCTATTCCATCTATGCAAGTCTTCCTTCGTCTCCTTAATCTTCTTGCAAACTTTGAACATAGGGGTCCCATTGAACCCTTTCTTCCAAGCATTCTCAACAACAAACATGCTGGTTTCATCTCTAGTCCATGCTTCGACAAACTTGAAAGGCTTTTTGCCTTGTCCCTGTTCTCCATTAGTATTAAGGACTATTGGGGAATGGTCTGATGATGAGGCCGGAACATGTTTAACAGTAGCTCTAGGGAAAATGAATCTCCATATCTCATTTGCAAACCCACGATCTAGTCTTTCCTTGATATTTGCTAAGCCCTCCCTCTTATTCGACCAAGTATAAGGATCTTACGAGAACTGAAGGTCAATAAGACCATTTTTATCAATTACAGCATTTGGACCTCCTTTGGATGGAGTTGCAATTGGCTTGCCTCCCTTTTATCAGCTTGAGAAAAAACATGATTAAAATCCCTAAGACATAGCCATCCCCCATTAAAGGCTTCTCCTACCTTATCAACATCATCCCAAAATGTTCCTCTATTATTCCTATTTGGAGGGCCATACACCAATGATATCATCCATGGCTCATTTACTGGATCAAAGAAAACCAAGCCATTAATCATGTTATTACACTTTGAAGTGATCTCCATATCAACTCCAATTTTCCACCCAACTATAAGCCCACCTTTCTTCCCTTTGGGATTAACAAAATCCAAGTTATAAAACCCCAGAGACACCAAGAACTTCCTTACTCTATCTATGGGAATCttagtttcaaataaaaatactaCATCTGGGCCAATATCCCTTATTAAAGCTCGTAAAGCTCTCTTTGCCGCAGCTCGAGCCAAGCCACAACAATTCCAAGATAGGACAATCATGGCTGAGTTGGGGGCATGGTAAGGCCCTCCTCCTCAGCCATTTTGGATGTAAGGGAAGGATCATTACAGGGAGAGTGATAACTTCCAGAGCTTACCTCTTGTGGAGAGCTACAAGTTTGTAGATAGGAATGTTCCTTAGCCAAaactttcatcttctttttatgAATGGGGCTGCATTTGCTGGTATTTCTCTGTTGGGGCTAGAGTAGTCTGATTGGTGGGTTGATGGGCTATTTTAAGCAAACCGAAGCCCACTTTTGTGAGCTTAATAGCCCTTTTGCTAGGTAGCCAATCTTCTGCTTCTAATTTCCTTTTCACTCCCAACTTGTAGGTTTCATTCTTCTAACTTACACTACTGCCTTGTTAATGATCAGGCTCGATAGTTAAATTGGGTTTGCcttcattataaaaaatagtCCATGAAAGCCTAATTAGAAGAGTTGGATCCATAATTTCCGAGTTAGCTGTGGGCCCATTCAGTTGGTCAAGTGGAGTTGATATTTGTGGGATGTTTCTGGATGCTTCAAGATCTAAGGTTTGAATTTTTGGGATTTCACTATAGTCAGAATCTTGGGATGAGTTATTGGTTTGGTTGATATTTGAGACATGTGGGTTGGTGACATCAGAAAGTTCA includes the following:
- the LOC115985529 gene encoding uncharacterized protein LOC115985529 encodes the protein MIVLSWNCCGLARAAAKRALRALIRDIGPDVVFLFETKIPIDRVRKFLVSLGFYNLDFVNPKGKKGGLIVGWKIGVDMEITSKCNNMINGLVFFDPVNEPWMISLVYGPPNRNNRGTFWDDVDKGGKPIATPSKGGPNAVIDKNGLIDLQFSATVKHVPASSSDHSPIVLNTNGEQGQGKKPFKFVEAWTRDETSMFVVENAWKKGFNGTPMFKVCKKIKETKEDLHRWNRDWFGNIQTKIKEKWNQLDQIQKEEPTSENLEKEANTNLELHEWLIREESLWKQKSQTKWLPATDLNTKFVHLSTIVRRRRNAIDFLKNQ